The Stigmatopora argus isolate UIUO_Sarg chromosome 6, RoL_Sarg_1.0, whole genome shotgun sequence region TCGAGGAAATGACAACAGACATATCGCTTCCACCCCCTCACTGCAAATGGAGTGGGCATCTACTTGGAATAAAGTCATTTTAATTCACAGCAGATGGCTGATTAAAATTTGGATGTGTTTCATCACCATTGGAAGGGCAACaagcacttcttttttttcaaagtggcCTGTGTagctggcagccatcttgggtaggttGGCCAGCAGTTGGAAATCAAATCTCGGACAGTAGTAGTCCTTGGTAGTAGTATAATTTTAGTCCTGTAGCAGCACTTGTTTTTAGATCCTAGTCCAAATAGACTTGACGTCTATTGCTGCcggtggcagccaatgggtaAAATAAAAGCAGTGGATTTTTTAGTCAATAATTGGCTCGCTGTTCCATTTGAGCAAACATTTGGTATCTGTGGCAGGGAAACAAATTGCTAGTTTTATTTCAGGATCTCAATGCTGAAATTGTTGACTTCCATCCTGTACGAGTGATGAAATTCACAGCCAGGTGGGTGGCAGGTATCAAATTATGCTTGCAGAGATCAATAAATATGTGTGTTGAGATCCTGGAAGAGGAGCGGAAATCAATACCACTTGGGAGCATCGTATCGTCACAGCAATGTGAGGGTGAATGCATCAAGATCTCGGGGAGGGCACTTGAATTAAACCATTTTACCTTCATTTACTTTAAACAtaattggttcagaaaatgaatgaattgaattaaaGTAGTATATAGAAAGCAatagagtaataccttgacatacgagtgtcccaacttatgagaaatttgagatacaaggacaattctgagcattttttttcctggagatacgagacaaatttgagatatgagcatatgAGATGGTTTTCGATGCGGCCGTCCGGGTGGTGTTactgtgagtaggtggtgaatttgaacaaataaaaacatgaaaaacatgtttttccattgtaatatcctgttttgggtgttttttcaggggaTGGGAATGGatcaatttgtatttagtttatttctgtgggaaaaaaatggattttagatacagacgctcccctacttacgaacaacggtacatacgaacatgtctgcaaattgcgtttatgtcaaaaaatgttcgtaagttcgattttgtattgcgcacctttttccgagtagtgcttctttccgccgctaatacgcttggcgctgtgagggctcagctcacccagcatccaccttcctctgcccagttcgttgcagtgcgtaagttgcctAAGTGCGTgacatatctccagtgcgcaaagaacctttttcatttttatcatgaaatatctcgtgcagccattattcaatatggttggtgaaaagcgaaaggcttctagtgagggaggtgcaaggaagaggcaagccatttcatttgaaacgagtggcaataataacgaagcttgatgcgcgtgagagtcgtgagcgttgcacgggcatacaacttgaacgattcaagttgaatcgttcgaccgtcagtaccatttataaacataaagatcgagcagcaggacccaaatattgaacgttgcacaaagtttgcaaatcaattgaatgatcccatacagtgctaccgcatcatttatgatgaaaaaaagaagaaaactgtgcaatcgtcgttagatcgcttctttcggccagtttctaatacataaatctctttctctctctctatacagtactgtacatattctctccattttattaaatgttttttcagtacaaaccaatgtgtgttacttatacaagccttaaacatacaaatgcacttgtataaaccttcaatatacttatataggccttaaacataaattataataaaaaatgtagcactgaatcaacttacaaacaaattcaacttatgaacaatcgctcggaacctaactcgttcgtaagtaggggagcgtctgtatagcggAAATTGACATACgtgctcggtcccggaacgcattgagctcgtatctcagggcattACTGTACAACATTTTATAAAACGAATGTGGCATGGTGAACACACTGTGAGACACATGAGATAACTTCCACACTTTCTCCTCTAGTGGCTTATTGaccacatgacatgaaaattaaCTTTAGTTCAACGAGTTTAATGTGATTAAAGTTTAATATCGACTGCGGCTTTTCCATCTTCCGCGTGCCGCCCTTGAATGCAACTCCGCTCAGGAACGTCTGCGTGATGACGTACTCGCCTGACGTCACACCGGCTCGTCTGGAGCATCTCTGGTGGCTAAGCTAGGTGGCTAATCGCGCCACTGCGCCTCTTGACTTGTGTTGTTGTTTGCCTTCCCGCAAGaacaataaacatttatttttgttttcgcCAGTGGCGGAAACACTTTGTCTCTCTCCCAAAAAGTCCGCGTTGGGCCGCTCGTTATGGCTCTGCAAGGCCCGGAGGAGTTGGGGGAACCGGTGGAAGAATCGGACGACCTGGACGACCACGACGCCAGTAGTATATCCCCGGCCGAGGAGATAACGCTGCCGGCCGGGCCCGGGGGCGACGAAGAGGAGCCCGCGGGGGACACCGTTTTACTGCCCTGGGACCGCTTCTCCACCTGGCTGCATTGCATCTGCGTGGTGGGCTTCGACCTGGAGTTGGGACAGGCGGTGGAGGTGAGGGAAGACCCGCTGAGGTCACACGGCGCGCCGGGAGAACTAAGTCTCCAGGGAGCCGATCCAAAAGTTAGCTATGTTCTGGGCTCCGACTAATTCCTGGAcggcaaaacaacaacatttcctGAAGCTGTCTGCGTAATGCTAAATTGGGAGTCGAAAGTGGTGTCAAACGTACAAATTGggatttaaaagaaagaaaaatggacttAGCTCAAAAGTAATTGGCAAAATATGTACTAATTGAAGATCATTTTACCAACTACTATTCTGTGAATACTGTAGATTTACTCCCCCGAATTTGTCATTTGGGCTGTTTTTCCATTGGTAGCTGAACAACTACATTTTGTGacgaaatgtttttattttggtgttGAAAGAGCACTTTTCTATCCTCCAGGTGATCTACCCGCACCATTCCAAACTGTCGGAAAAAGAGGTGAGTGGAGACGTGTCCAATTTTCGACGTCCTGGACCGTCCACACAACGAGTCAATTCTGTCTTTGGTGTGGTTTTTCCTCGTAGAAAACCAGCATTTGCTACCTCTCCTTCCCAGACTCCAACTCAGGTAAGTTGTTgtgaaaaaactaatttttttcaccaggttacattatatttcatcctcttttttttcttaaagaatgaaaatgataATAGGTCTGTCTCGATAGAGATATTTGGAATTAGCCGTTAGCCTGATTGCACGTTTTCTGCCGGGGTTTTAGGTTGCCTGGGCGACACCCAGTTCTGCTTCCGATTTCGCCAAGGCTCCAACAGGAAGTCGTCGCTGGCTTTCCTCCTGGAGACGAGCGACAGGGACGCGCCGCCATGTCTCAAGGTCGTACCTCAGTCAGACagcataaaagtcaagaaagtCACAATCAATAGACCTCAGTTCATTACAtagcatatttatttatttatttatgagaaccaaatatttcaacaaaatgtgtattttgtgttGCACAACggatttacaaaaatattgctTTTTGCGATTGACAATCTAAAATGGTTTTCATGCCGGATAGCTTCTGTTTAAGGGGGCGGGGCTAATTGGATGCGCTATTTTTCCCTCCTTGATATATTTCCTCAGTATCGAATTTGGACTCGCTATTGGCAGATCGGGTGACTCTGCGTCGACTCACATGCTAAAATATGCCATTGGCGCACCCCCAAATAACCCATTGAAGCCTGAATATACATTTAACCAATGACAAACTGGGAAATCCTACATTGAAAAATCTCAAACAACAAATATCTTCACCCATAGAGATTTATCATTGACTGcaatgttattaaaaatgtatgcGCCGCACACGTGTGTGTCCACAGAGGGAGCAAGGACATTATTACGGCTACGTGTATTTTCGTCAAGTGCGCGACAAGTCCCTAAAAAGAGGCTACTTCCAGAAGGTGAATGAAAAAAGTGATCCGGGTgtataaaaatcttttttttccattgaactCGTGTTTTTTGTTCCACAGTCGCTCGTCCTGATCAGTAAGCTGCCTTACGTCACCTTCTTCCACTCGCTGCTCAAGATAATGGCTCCGGAATACTTTGAGAAGCATGAACCCTGTCTCGAGGCGGGTACgtaagaagaaaacaaaaactgatGATTATAAACAGGGGGGAAAACGGTATATATTATACCTGAAaagtattacagtaatccctcgaatatcgtggttaatgtacaccagacattcccgcgataaacgaaaaaccacaaactaggatcacccccattataactatAATAAtttagtacaattatcaaaaagtgtattttttaaaaatattgctgctataagcatgtcaaaagactattaatatctaaatataatgcatagatttaaaaatgtaactactttaaatacggtactcacagtaaaaataccgtatttattcgagtataacgcagACATAAATTGTGACtaaaaatagattagattacaattttatttcatctcgtattcggaaaatttactTGGTTGCAGTATTaagacagacacacaatacattgtagacctaggtaaaaaaactggagccacacacaggaagtccacaaggtggagaCATTCTGCAGACTGACACTGAAttggcataaaaaaataaataaaaatgcttcagttttttgggtaCAAATTTTTGCGGGTCATACTCGAATAAATGCGGTAGTTCCTTTCcacttaatataaataaaaaaacaggtttacaggttttagtccaagtcttcttacggccatgggtccattgtccgcgTTATCCGAGGGATAACTGTAGTGAAAAAATAAGGACATATGCcagaaatggaaagaaaaagttGTAACCCAggaatgggggggaaaaaaacctatcaaattatttcaaaaaataaGTACAACTGTCCAAGAAAAACTTTTCTTTTGCCCTCTTAGCTTGTAACGACATAGACCGCTGGCCCTCGCCGCATCCAGGGAGGATCCTCACCCTGCCCATTATGGGCGTGGTCATCAAGGTTAGagcgtaaaataaaaaatttataataatctgcattttttttaacacaagtgCGCCCCAATGCAGGTTCGCATCCCCACCTGTTACGACAAACCGGGGACGTCGCAGCTGGTCCAGTCCAATCAGGTGATGACTCTCACGCATCCATAACGTCCCCGGTCCaatttatttaccgtatttccggactataagtcgcacttttttcatggGTTGCCAGGTCCTGCACACTCAATTGCaacttttgtgggtttttttctctttaaccaTCGACAGGctgttatgtctttttttaggctatagttatctgaaaaaaaactgaacagttgtctatttaaacctgtCCTCCATTTTAATACTGTTATTttaacgcaagggtgtcagactcgggtttgttcgcgggccgcaataacataaactcgatttcatgtgggccagaccattttagatataatatttagatttttttaaaaattggattataagaactggatcaaaagcccttaatattcatttttttatagatatagaactgtttatttgaacttgtttttcttagtaagggaaaacatctaataatcatttgtttttcatttcaaatgcaaacatttaaaaaatatatatattcaatattaaagtggaaaaccgaaaatatttttatatatttatttttagattttacaaaatgctttttgacctaaaaacaccaaaagaaaaaaatggataaaaaattgcaattaatgatttaaaaagggtaaaatcaggaaatataatatacatctatatacagaaagttggcactcatgattgactgactcgggccgcacaaaatgaggcggtgggccagatttttgcccccgggccgccactttgacatctttGCTTTAAcgtgtatttgtttttggttaCTGATGAAATAGGAAAATTGCCCTctcaaaaaatgtgacttatgaTCCAGTGCCACTGATATATAATATGATTCTTTGTGTCAGTGTTCATGTTCATGTGTTTTTGTCAACAGAGTGACAGCCTGGTGTCCATTGTGCTGCCCACCATCCACGAGGTGGACCTCTTTAGGTGAGAACCTCGAAACCGAAGACACGGTCCCCTCAGGACTTTCCTCGGAACGGAACCCAAATGAAATGTGGGCGTGTGCGCAGGTGTTTCGTTCCAGTCTTCTTCCACATCCAGATGTTGTGGGAGTTGGTGTTGCTCGGCGAGGCCCTGGTGGTCATGGCGCCCTCTCCCGCCGAGTCGGCGGAAACCGTTCTGGCGCTGGTCAGGTGGGTGCACTGCAAACATTTTACAGAGTGGAAAATAGTTTCAAACGTTGTCATTGTTTAACGCGAGACCGAAAATTCTCTGTGCACGCAGTTGCATTTCTCCCCTGCGCTACTGCAGCGACTTCCGGCCCTACTTCACCATCCACGACAGCGAGTTCAAGGAGTACACCACCAGGACGCAGGCCCCGTCAGTCCAAATTCAAAGCGTACACTTTTTCTAGCTTCAAAAATACGCGAGGAAACCGCCCTccaaaaaatcccattttccGCCAGGGCTTCCGTCATCCTCGGCGTCACCAACCCTTTCTTCGCCAAGACGCTGCAGCACTGGCCTCACATCATCCGCATCGGCGACACCAAGCAAGCAGGTGATTCCAAATCCAATTGGGCCGTATGGAGTGATAttgatacctttttttttttttttttttaaattgacaaagTATATAAACTTATAACCACATTCGGCACCAACAGATCGGTCGTAAAGCGATACCATCGCGTGACGATCCATGTTGTGGATACTGTATTTGTGTTTCCGCATTGCATTTGGGGTTATCGTTTGCGAGACTGTGATTTCCGAGGGGACCCTAAACGCACCTGTttgtcaatgcaaaaaacaaaacaatgaatgttcattcgctggcaatcctcccactttaaatggattggattgtctactacagtaatccctcgaatatcgcggttaatgtagaccagatatggccgccataatcgaaaaattgtagtagtagggtcacccctattaactttttttttcttcggtgctgagtcctagtctCAAAAGTGcacggattttcacatttttatgaacttaaaaaattaaaaaaataaatagttaatagcggattttttttttacaaagtagtaaattcgcgataagtgaagacatgataaccgagggattactgtagtgttGAACTATCTGTTGGAAGGGTGCAACTcagccagaggaagaacaaattTTGTTTCTTCACTCATTGGACGTCGATAAGTGATAAACTCGTTGGTGGGAGGGCGCATCtcggccagaggaagaactttttttttttttccttcattcattGGGCGCTATTGACGTCCGATCCTTTTTTAGTTCCAAGCTTAAAGGTGCTTTTCCCATAGGTGACATGGCCAAGCAGATGAAAGTGAAGAAATTGAAGAATCTGAAAACTCTGGACTCCAAACCTGGTAAATTTCCGCTACCGGTTGCATTGAGATGTTCCTGGGCTGAATTCCGACTGCTTTCAGGCGTGTACACGGCGTACAAGCCCTATCTCAACAAGGATGAGGATATCATCAAGCAGCTACAGAAGGTCACCcttttcattctttcctttcaaTTTATATatgatctcagaaataccacgtgcaaagatttttcttatgattttaccttcaaagtaacacatttgtactccctattaaaaccatgaatatggaggtgaaaattgtcaatcagggggcggcttatacgcgagaaattgtacaattcaatgatgcaattaatgcaattttaagg contains the following coding sequences:
- the dennd6a gene encoding protein DENND6A; translation: MALQGPEELGEPVEESDDLDDHDASSISPAEEITLPAGPGGDEEEPAGDTVLLPWDRFSTWLHCICVVGFDLELGQAVEVIYPHHSKLSEKEKTSICYLSFPDSNSGCLGDTQFCFRFRQGSNRKSSLAFLLETSDRDAPPCLKREQGHYYGYVYFRQVRDKSLKRGYFQKSLVLISKLPYVTFFHSLLKIMAPEYFEKHEPCLEAACNDIDRWPSPHPGRILTLPIMGVVIKVRIPTCYDKPGTSQLVQSNQSDSLVSIVLPTIHEVDLFRCFVPVFFHIQMLWELVLLGEALVVMAPSPAESAETVLALVSCISPLRYCSDFRPYFTIHDSEFKEYTTRTQAPASVILGVTNPFFAKTLQHWPHIIRIGDTKQAGDMAKQMKVKKLKNLKTLDSKPGVYTAYKPYLNKDEDIIKQLQKGIHQKRPSAAQTAILRRYFLELTQSFIIPLERYVAGLMPLQKSISPWKSPPALRAFVQQDFMKTLDKAGPQLTSRLKGDWIGLYRHFLKSPNFDGWFRTRRKEMTQKLEALHLEALCEEDLCQRVQKHSEVETVDLLLKLKDKLAQAERERLPVRAGTLAKLRAHIDAVILALPPDLRGILHKPDGP